One Phoenix dactylifera cultivar Barhee BC4 chromosome 8, palm_55x_up_171113_PBpolish2nd_filt_p, whole genome shotgun sequence genomic window carries:
- the LOC103716585 gene encoding E3 ubiquitin protein ligase DRIP2-like, producing MASTALEMGVLKIRRDLLEACMTCQICHKLVTDATAISECLHIFCKKCIFEKLADEEVSHCPVCNIDLGCNPFEKLRPDHNIQEIREKIFPSKKEKEDAGTLEVPSVPLPVRRKKRSLCSLVAETPRVASHGEVQAESSNSFATRRKTTQTRRQNNSDAESSIQASNEDRENEESYLDRPEQRTPVVEADQVSGPDTEVTISSVVARAQRLEGASQRRRELGTSAKEQLNQYCFSLVAAADLEEGSSLYQSPARYLRLTDGNLPVSSIQKYLARKLHIANESEVSFQFSS from the exons ATGGCGAGCACTGCTCTTGAGATGGGAGTTCTCAAGATTAGGCGGGACCTTTTGGAGGCCTGCATGACGTGCCAAATCTGCCACAAGCTTGTTACAGATGCTACCGCGATCTCTGAATGCCTCCATATTT TTTGCAAAAAGTGtatatttgagaagcttgctgATGAGGAGGTATCCCATTGCCCCGTATGTAATATTGATCTTGGTTGCAATCCATTCGAAAAGCTCAG GCCTGATCACAATATACAGGAAATAAGGGAAAAAATATTTCCAtctaaaaaggaaaaggaagatgCTGGGACTCTTGAAGTCCCTTCTGTTCCACTGCCcgtcagaagaaagaaaagatcacTTTGTTCATTGGTAGCAGAAACTCCTCGAGTCGCAAGCCATGGTGAAGTCCAAGCTGAAAGCTCAAATTCATTTGCGACTCGAAGAAAGACGACTCAAACCAGGAGGCAG AATAATTCCGATGCTGAATCATCCATTCAGGCATCCAATGAAGACAGAGAGAATGAAGAATCATATCTGGACAGGCCTGAGCAAAGAACTCCTGTTGTTGAAGCAGATCAGGTCAGTGGTCCTGACACTGAAGTCACCATTTCTTCGGTGGTGGCCAGAGCTCAAAGGTTAGAAGGAGCTAGCCAAAGGAGGAGGGAGCTGGGAACCTCAGCTAAAGAACAGCTAAACCAATATTGTTTTTCTTTAGTTGCTGCTGCTGACCT GGAAGAAGGCTCCTCGCTGTACCAGTCACCTGCAAGATACTTGAGGCTTAC AGATGGCAATCTACCTGTTTCTTCTATCCAAAAGTATCTGGCGAGGAAACTTCACATTGCAAATGAATCTGAGGTGAgttttcaattttcttcttgA